One genomic window of Elaeis guineensis isolate ETL-2024a chromosome 2, EG11, whole genome shotgun sequence includes the following:
- the LOC140855376 gene encoding protein trichome birefringence-like 33, translating to MVEVWWLMLLVSSLLMGLVRPDPQVPCYFIFGDSLVDNGNNNYIASLARANYMPYGIDFPGGPSGRFSNGMTTVDVIGKTFLVSNYVAPKRLIIILYPWEYNATIEFYWAPFLVTSNCDNATSHKGLDRIVHEYSGSLERHAQHWKGVDILVFNTYAWWQPGKMMKIVRRSWGKKYIRWMKAEDGYRLVLKSMVSWLENNIDPQKTRVFFTTMSATHFRSAEWGGKRDGNCYGETTPILDPTYWGSGSSKSIMKVVGEVLGASKTPITIINVTQLSEYRKDAHVSIYRLQPYDLTQKRPAKSDGYADCNHWCLPGLQDTWNELLYAKLLFP from the exons ATGGTGGAGGTGTGGTGGTTAATGCTCTTGGTTTCAAGCTTGTTGATGGGCTTGGTCCGGCCGGACCCTCAAGTCCCATGCTATTTTATCTTTGGGGATTCACTTGTGGACAATGGCAACAACAACTACATTGCGTCATTGGCACGAGCCAACTACATGCCCTACGGCATCGACTTCCCTGGTGGCCCAAGTGGAAGGTTCAGCAATGGAATGACCACCGTCGATGTCATCGGTAAGACCTTCTTGGTCTCT AATTATGTTGCACCTAAAAGACTAATTATCATTCTATATCCATGGGAATATAATGCTACGATTGAGTTCTACTGGGCACCATTCCTCGTCACATCAAACTGTGATAATGCCACTTCTCACAAGGGGCTTGATAGAATAGTTCACGAATATTCGGGATCACTTGAAAGGCATGCTCAGCATTGGAAGGGAGTCGATATTTTGGTCTTCAACACATACGCATGGTGGCAACCAGGAAAAATGATGAAGATAGT ACGACGGTCTTGGGGAAAAAAGTACATCAGGTGGATGAAAGCCGAGGATGGCTATCGGCTTGTGCTGAAGAGCATGGTGAGCTGGTTGGAGAACAACATAGATCCCCAGAAGACTAGGGTCTTCTTCACAACCATGTCAGCGACTCATTTTAG GAGTGCCGAGTGGGGAGGGAAGCGAGATGGTAATTGCTATGGTGAAACGACTCCCATTTTGGATCCAACATATTGGGGCTCTGGTTCGAGCAAAAGCATAATGAAGGTGGTAGGAGAAGTATTAGGTGCATCAAAGACTCCCATCACCATCATCAACGTCACCCAGCTCTCGGAATACCGGAAGGATGCACACGTCTCAATCTATAGATTGCAGCCGTACGACTTAACTCAAAAGCGACCAGCAAAATCGGATGGCTATGCTGACTGCAACCACTGGTGCTTGCCTGGCCTCCAGGATACTTGGAATGAACTTTTGTATGCAAAGCTCCTCTTTCCGTAG